One window of Acomys russatus chromosome 28, mAcoRus1.1, whole genome shotgun sequence genomic DNA carries:
- the Cracd gene encoding capping protein-inhibiting regulator of actin dynamics encodes MGARAFSHDSIFIPDGGAESEQTVQAMSQDNILGKVKTLQRQLGKNIKFGQRPPNAFPMKKAGSTDASSEEDFCLTSPMEIVTQQDIVLSDTENKSSDTPSSSSPLNLPEAGSEMEEKAAPAKPSRPKRHFSPAGTIESVNLDAIPLAIARLDNSAAKHKLSVKPKNQRISRKHRWLAQDRQNEPGSFESQSSLDQNGQPGEDKHIWHDEEPEPSDSHEEKRLQEDYWRELEDKCKRQKAEAAEKRRQEEQRRQALERRLWEESLRQELLLEEEEEEEEESEEADLQLEAGKAPPGQEQQSGLEKQRCAELGEAGDPALPETEECRRRQEEAKRQEEKLRQSDAQRQEEELRQHEAERQAEKLRQQEAQRQEEELRQREVERQEEELRQREAQRQEEKLRQREVERREEELRQRETERQEELRQREAERQEELLRQQEVERQEEKLRQGAAKLQCTQEVATKSMLQEEEEEAKRIEELKGREKEALEPRMEEGPQSPKGKSQPRLTDDTDQQSPLQRDLDKAEEQGNLESVGQRAIAEEHKREAQLVGEPAGQREDLDEECSGVDLEGREAPQINIPQPQGQKGEAPAPEEKNEVAAADNDQKVEELRWQEVEERQTMPRPYTFQVSSGSRQILFPKVNLSPVTPAKDGSLAPAAQELPVPRGATPHDLPSALSIPHTAILVTGAQLCGPAVNLSQIKDTVCKSLLGLSEEKRLVDIPAVEPRAGGGKSRPPPESPSNATALAEWASIRSRILKNAEGDQRGDREPARAGDEPAPRARCDSRGNVRRTPPVNAKFSIMPAWQKFSDSGSETSKQSLDGESVRKTPGPAPSEETTPQPLPAAALEPQKSLEKQKVSQEPPDTTDGCKFAKDLPSFLVPGLPSPQKAASRTESTTTSDSETASDVGKPDPVIPGGEEKASPFGIKLRRTNYSLRFHCDQQAEQKKKKRHSSTGDNVDGGTPAAAAGSTPGEREPEAMALKHGPSLPQERKPALVPRRDSAESHSSGHSVAVAQSGLPPAGSQPPAPERDKAASKMPPMQKPALAPKPASQTPPSSPLSKLSRPHLAELLARRAGKLDPDPSEAYKESQESSDNQPPSPSLPEEPKRQQRDEEEVPEKKPASPPLPGSQQERPFLTPETGRKEKPVLQSRHSLDGSKLTEKVETAQPLWITLALQKQKGFREQQATREERKQARETKQAEKLSKETVSVSPQPGSSRLSRAGSLHKSAAPSEDKKPETAVSRLHSREQLKKANTLPTSVTVEISDSAPPAPLVKEVTKRFSTPDAAPVSTEPAWLALAKRKAKAWSDCPQIIK; translated from the exons CGACAGTTGGGCAAGAATATCAAGTTTGGGCAGCGGCCACCTAATGCTTTCCCCATGAAGAAGGCAGGCAGCACAGATGCCAGCTCAGAAGAGGACTTCTGCCTCACCAGTCCCATGGAAATTGTGACTCAGCAGGACATTGTCCTCTCAGACACAGAGAACAAA TCCAGTGATACGCCAAGTTCTTCAAGTCCTCTGAATCTACCTGAAGCCGGAAGTGAGATGGAAGAGAAG GCTGCTCCAGCTAAACCGTCTCGGCCAAAAAGGCACTTCTCGCCTGCTGGCACCATCGAAAGTGTCAACCTGGATGCCATCCCCCTGGCCATTGCCCGTCTGGACAACAGTGCTGCCAAGCACAAACTCTCTGTTAAGCCAAAAAACCAGAGAATCTCAAGGAAGCACAGGTGGCTTGCCCAG GACCGACAGAATGAACCAGGCAGCTTTGAGAGTCAGTCCTCCCTGGACCAGAACGGGCAGCCAGGAGAAGACAAGCACATTTGGCACGATGAGGAACCAGAACCTTCGGATTCCCATGAAGAGAAAAGACTCCAGGAGGACTATTGGCGGGAACTTGAAGACAAGTGCAAGCGGCAAAAAGCCGAAGCAGCTGAGAAGAGGCGCCAGGAAGAGCAGAGGCGGCAGGCGCTAGAGAGGAGGCTTTGGGAGGAGAGCctcaggcaggagctgctgctggaggaggaggaagaggaggaggaggaaagcgaGGAGGCAGACCTGCAGCTTGAGGCAGGGAAGGCACCTCCAGGACAAGAGCAACAGTCGGGTCTGGAGAAGCAGCGCTGTGCAGAGCTAGGGGAAGCCGGCGACCCCGCACTCCCGGAGACAGAAGAGTGCAGGCGGCGGCAGGAAGAGgccaagaggcaggaggagaaactgaggcagagtgatgcccagaggcaggaagaggaactGAGGCAGCACGAGGCCGAGAGGCAGGCGGAGAAATTGAGGCAGCAGGaggcccagaggcaggaggaggaactGAGGCAGCGAGAAGtcgagaggcaggaggaggaactGAGGCAGCGGGaggcccagaggcaggaggagaaactgaggcagcgcGAGGTCGAGAGACGGGAGGAGGAGTTGAGGCAACGTGAGACTGAGAGGCAAGAGGAACTTAGGCAGCGTGAGGCTGAAAGGCAAGAGGAGTTACTAAGGCAGCAAGAGGtcgagaggcaggaggagaaactgaggcagggcgcGGCCAAGCTGCAGTGCACTCAGGAGGTGGCGACTAAGAGCAtgctacaggaggaagaggaagaggccaaGCGCATAGAAGAGCTGAAAGGGCGGGAAAAGGAGGCGCTAGAGCCGCGAATGGAGGAAGGCCCGCAGAGTCCAAAAGGAAAGAGCCAGCCTCGGCTAACAGACGATACTGACCAGCAAAGCCCACTGCAGCGGGACCTTGATAAAGCAGAGGAACAAGGAAACCTGGAGTCCGTGGGGCAGAGAGCGATCGCCGAGGAGCATAAGAGAGAGGCCCAGCTGGTCGGCGAGCCGGCAGGGCAGAGGGAAGACTTGGACGAGGAATGCAGTGGTGTAGACTTGGAAGGGAGAGAAGCTCCTCAGATAAACATTCCTCAGCCGCAAGGACAGAAGGGCGAAGCACCAGCGCCAGAGGAAAAGAACGAAGTTGCCGCTGCAGACAACGACCAAAAGGTGGAGGAACTCCGGTGGCAGGAGGTGGAGGAGCGGCAGACCATGCCCCGGCCCTACACGTTCCAGGTGTCCTCCGGGAGTAGGCAGATTCTCTTCCCCAAAGTCAACCTGAGCCCGGTGACACCCGCCAAGGACGGGAGCCTGGCCCCAGCGGCCCAGGAACTGCCGGTGCCCCGCGGTGCCACCCCGCACGACCTGCCCTCGGCGCTGAGCATCCCACACACAGCCATTCTGGTCACCGGAGCGCAGCTCTGCGGCCCCGCGGTCAACCTGAGCCAGATCAAGGACACGGTGTGCAAGTCCCTCCTGGGCCTGTCAGAAGAAAAGCGGCTGGTAGACATCCCCGCGGTGGAGCCCAGGGCTGGTGGTGGAAAGTCCAGGCCTCCCCCGGAGTCGCCCAGCAACGCGACCGCGCTAGCCGAGTGGGCTTCCATTAGATCCAGAATCCTGAAGAACGCAGAGGGTGACCAGCGTGGCGACAGAGAGCCGGCCAGAGCCGGGGACGAGCCTGCTCCCCGAGCACGGTGCGATTCCCGAGGGAATGTGCGGAGGACGCCGCCAGTCAATGCCAAGTTCTCCATCATGCCCGCCTGGCAGAAATTCTCGGACAGCGGCTCAGAGACCTCCAAACAGAGCCTGGATGGTGAAAGCGTAAGGAAAACGCCAGGGCCAGCACCCAGTGAAGAGACGacaccccagcctctgcctgcaGCGGCTCTGGAGCcccagaagagcctggagaagCAAAAGGTTAGCCAGGAACCACCAGACACCACTGATGGATGCAAATTTGCCAAAGACCTTCCATCTTTCCTCGTCCCAGGCCTGCCTTCTCCCCAGAAAGCTGCGTCCCGCACAGAGTCCACGACAACTTCGGACAGCGAAACCGCGAGTGATGTAGGAAAGCCAGACCCTGTCATACCAGGAGGTGAGGAAAAGGCCTCGCCCTTTGGAATAAAACTGAGACGAACCAACTACTCTTTGCGCTTCCACTGTGACCAACAGGCcgaacaaaagaagaagaagaggcacaGCAGCACGGGAGACAATGTGGATGGGGGCACCCCTGCAGCCGCAGCCGGGAGCacccctggagagagagagcctgaagCCATGGCCCTCAAGCATGGCCCATCCCTTCCCCAGGAGAGAAAGCCAGCCCTAGTCCCTCGGAGGGACTCTGCAGAAAGCCATTCTAGCGGTCACTCTGTTGCTGTAGCCCAGTCGGGGCTACCACCAGCCGGTagccagcccccagccccagagCGCGACAAGGCAGCAAGCAAAATGCCACCGATGCAGAAGCCGGCCCTGGCTCCCAAGCCTGCCAGCCAGACTCCACCTTCATCCCCACTCTCCAAACTGAGCAGACCCCACTTAGCAGAGTTGCTCGCTAGGCGAGCCGGGAAACTTGACCCCGATCCCAGTGAGGCTTACAAGGAGAGCCAGGAGAGCAGTGATAACCAGCCACCCTCACCATCACTGCCAGAGGAGCCCAAGAGGCAGCAGAGGGATGAGGAAGAAGTGCCAGAAAAGAAGCCAGCTTCCCCGCCTCTGCCGGGCAGCCAGCAAGAGAGACCTTTCCTAACTCCTGAAACAGGTAGAAAAG AGAAGCCCGTGCTTCAGAGCAGGCACTCTTTAGATGGCTCCAAATTGACAGAGAAAGTTGAGACTGCTCAGCCACTGTGGATAACATTGGCGCTGCAGAAGCAAAAGGGATTTCGCGAGCAGCAGGCAACTCGAGAGGAGAGGAAGCAAGCCCGGGAGACCAAGCAAGCAGAAAAGCTCTCCAAGGAGACT GTCAGCGTCAGCCCACAGCCTGGAAGCAGTCGATTAAGCAGAGCTGGTTCCCTGCACAAGTCTGCTGCTCCATCAGAAGATAAGAAGCCCGAAACCGCAGTGTCCAGGCTCCACAGCAGAGAGCAGCTGAAGAAGGCCAACACCCTTCCCACATCCGTGACAG TGGAGATCTCAGATTCTGCGCCCCCAGCCCCACTGGTCAAAGAGGTCACCAAGAGGTTCTCCACCCCAGATGCTGCCCCTGTGTCCACAGAACCTGCCTGGTTGGCTTTggccaaaagaaaagcaaaggcctGGAGCGATTGCCCACAAATTATTAAGTAA